In Candidatus Buchananbacteria bacterium, the DNA window ACGTAAACATAGGAATCATTTTTGCCACTTTATCACAATAAGCATACGGCAGCCCCATTACCCGGCCAACGTCTCTAATCGCCGCCCGGGCAGCCATCGTTCCAAAAGTGATAATTTGTGCCACATGATCATTGCCGTATTTTTGGGAAACATAACTAATAACTTCGTCACGTCTCGTATCCGCAAAGTCAGAGTCAATATCAGGCATTGATATTCTTTCGGGGTTCAAAAATCTTTCAAAAATCAAATTATACTGCAAGGGATCAATATTGGTAATATTGGTTAAATAAGCAACTAAACTGCCGGCCGCTGACCCACGGCCCGGGCCGACAACAATATCGTTATTTTTTGCCCAATTAATAAAGTCAGAAACAATCAAAAAGTAAGAAGCAAAACCAGTCTTCTTGATAATATCAAGCTCATACGTAAGTCGTTGTCTAATATTTGATGCGACATCAGTTGTGCCGTATCGTATTTTTAAGCCTTGTTCACAAAGCTCCTTTAAAAATTCAATATCTGTTTTGCCGCTAGGCACCTCAAAATGAGGCAGCAACGTTTTGCCAAGTTCAAGTTCAACATTGCAGCTCTCAGCAATTTTCAAAGTATTAGCGATAACCTCCGGGTGGTCTTTCCAAATTGCCTGCATTTCCGCCGGAGTTTTCATGGAAAAATCTTCCCCCATATAGCTCATCCGGTCCGTATCAGCTAAAGTTCTTTTGGTTTGAATACACAACAAGACATCCTGAGCATAATCATCGTCAGAATTCAGATAGTGGATATCGTTTGTTGCTACAATCGGTATGCCTAATTTTTCTCCCAGCGCAAAAATTTTTTTATTTACCTGTGCCTGGTGGTTAATATTGGGGTGATGTTGAACCTCTAAATAGTAATTCCCCTCCCCAAAAAGTTTAAGATATCGCTTGGCCGTTTCTTCGGCAGCAATATCATCACCATTCACAATATGCTTAGAAACTTCTCCCGCCAAACAAGCCGAAGTACAGATCAAACCCTCGTGATATTTTTCTAGCAATTCAAAATCAATTCTTGGTTTATAATAAAACCCATCAAGATGGGCAATGCTTGTTAATTTAATCAAATTTTGATAGCCTTCGAGATTTTTCGCTAATAAGATCAAATGATACGGACTCGTATCAATATTCGGCCGCTTATTAAGGTGACCATTTCGAGCAACGTATGCCTCAACCCCCAGAATCGGCTTAATTCCGGCCTTTTTTGCTTTTTGATAAAACTCGACCAAACCATACATAACGCCGTGGTCAGTCAATGCCAAAGCTGGCATGTTGTATTGCTTGGCTTTTGCAACCAGCTGATCAATTTTTGACAAGCCGTCGAGTAATGAAAAATGAGAATGGGTATGGAGATGGACAAAAGACATAATTAAATATTTCTGGAAGTCTTAAATGATTAAATGACCCCCAAGGAAAGCAGCGCTTTCCCTCAAACTTGATTTTATTAAACCTACTTTCGGCGTTTCTTGTTTGCCGGACCGGAATTTTTCTGTTTTTCCATTAAAAACCCAACCAGTTTGATTACTGAATCAGAAATCATCGCCGCATGATTCGAGCCTTTCTCTAATTTATCCTTAATCAATTTTAAAATTTTATCAACTAGCTCCAACTTTTCGCGGGCGCTGATAGTCATCTTGCTAATATTTTTAAGCATGACAATCACATAATAAACCGCCCAGCAAGCAAAAACGGTAAAAAGAAAGATTGACAACGCAATGGTCAAAAAAAGTATGTCTTTTGATGATTCAATAATCATATAATTTTTGTTTTAAGATTTATCCTAATTTATTTTCTAATTTGCGCGCCAAATAGCTGAACTAACTTCTTTTCAACCGCTAATAAAACCCGATCAATTTCTTCTGATTTTAACGTTCGTTCCGGAGACCTGAATGTCAACCGAAACGCTAAACTCTTTTTGCCATCGCCAATATTTTGATTCACAAACGTACTCAGATAGTTAACTGAAACAATTAAATTATCGATTCCTGACACTTTAGCAAAAACGTCGCCCCAGGCAACCCCTTGATCCACAATAATTGCCATATCACGCGTGGCACTTGGAAATTCCGGCAAAGGCTCAAAAATATTTTCCGCTTTGGCATGAGCGGTTAACAGCTGGAAATTAAAATCAACTAATGCTACGCCGCGATTAATCCCAAATCGTTCTCGGATTTCAGCTTTGGGAATACCAAACTGGCCTAAAAATTCTTCGCCCAAATAAACATCAAGACATCTGCCCGCTTCCCAGATCGGACAATTGTCATCCGTCGACTTAAACGTGTAATTAGTAATCCCCATTTTTTTAAGCAGAAACTCGGTTGTCCCTTTAGCCAGAGAAAACACGGCTGACTGCTCGTCAACTACCGCGGCAGTTAATTTTAAAAGTTCTTTTGGCAAATCGTTAGTCTTAGCCGGGATATAAATATTGCTTAATTCAAAGATTTTTTGTGTTTGATAGTTATTCAGGTTGTCTGAAACATTCTGTAGCATTTGAGGCAACAAGGTATTTCTCATATACACCATATCTTCGTTAAGCGGATTATCAATTTTAACTGCCGGCGCAGACGAATACCCCATTGTTGCCAATAATTTTTCCGATACCATTGAATAATTATAGACTTCACTAAACCCTAAGCCGGATAAACAATTCTTAACCTTTTTCTCCCAATAAAAAATTGGGTCTTTTACTTCAACTGGCACCTGGCCGCTCGGCAATGAAACCGGCAGCTTATGATAGCCATATACACGGGCAATCTCTTCAATCAAATCGTGACTGGCGGTAACATCATATGCCCGATACCAAGGAACTATCACCTTAAACCTGGCGCTTCCTGAAACTTCAAATCCTAAATTGGTCAAAATATTTTTTATTTCGCTTGGTTTTAATTCCACCCCTAAATATCGTTTGACATCAGTAAGGTCTAATTCAATTTTTTTAGGTTTATATGGCTGATCATAAATATCAACAATCGGCGAGGCCACCTGGCCGCCCGCCAACGCCTGAGTTAATTCAATTGCTCGCAAGATTCCAACAAAGGTTGATTCCGGATGGAGATTTTTTTCAAATAGGTCTGAGGATGCTGAATGTAAATTCAGCTCCCGGGCCGTTTTTCTGGTTGCTAGCGGATCAAATGTCGCCGATTCAAAAATAATTGTCTTAGTGTTTTCATATGCCGCCGAATCGGCGCCACCCATAACACCGGCAATAGCAACGGCGCGCTGACTGTCGGCAATCACCAGATGATTTGGCTGAAGCTGATATGTTTGTCCGTCAAGGGCCAATACTGTTTCACCTTTTTTAGCCAAGCGAACAATAATCTCCTGGCCGCTAATTTTATCATAATCAAAAACATGCATCGGCCGGCCGTATTCTAAAAGAATATAATTCGTAATATCAACCAAATTATTAATCGGCCTCATGCCGGCAGCAATCAGGCGTAGCTGCATCCAAAGCGGTGACGGACCAACAGTAATATTCGTCATTACCACTGCATTATATCTCGGACACAGTTTTGATTCCTTTACATTTATTCCAAGCGGCAAATCATGGACTGATTTTAATTTTGGTTCAGCCAGTTTGGTCAAAAAGGTGCCCCCCAGCACCGCCGCGGCATCCCGTGCCAATCCGACAACCGACATTGCGTCAGTCCGATTGGAAGTTACCTCAATATCCAAGACATAGTCGTCAAAATCAAAAACTTCTTCAAATTTTTTTCCAATTTTTGTATCGGACGGCAGTACCATAATGCCAGAATGGTCTTCACCTAATCCTAATTCCCGGGGAGAACAAATCATGCCATCGCTCTCGATATCTCTAATTTTTGCTTTTTTGATTTCAAAAGTCGTACCATCCTGATCAATTACCTGCGCTCCGACCCGTGCTAGCGGCACCACCTGCCCAACCGCTATATTAGGTGCACCGCAAACTACCGTCTGTTTACCCTGGCCAGTATCAACAGTCGCTAAACGTAACCGGTCGGCGTTAGGATGAGGATTAATTTCTAAAATTTTTGCCGTTATTACATTTCTAAACGGCGGCCGGATCGGACGAAACCGATCAATAGTCTGACTGCGCAAAGAAAACTCCTTAACAAACTCCTCAACAGATTTATTTGTTTTGAGGTACTCTTTTATCCAGTTGTAAGAAAGTGATAAATTCATGGATAAATTAAAACTGTTTTAAAAACCGTAAATCGTTTTGGTACATCATCCTAATGTCAGGGATACGCAGGCCGGATTTCATCATATAAGTGCGCTCAACTCCCCAACCAAACGCAAAACCGGAATATTTTTTTGCGTCAATTTTGCCAGCTTTCAAGACATTCGGATGCACCATTCCAGCACCGCCAAGCTCTAGCCAGCCGCTCTTACACATTTTACACCCCTTACCAAGACATAGCCCGCAAGAAACATCAATTTCAAAACTCGGTTCGGTGAATTGAAAATGAAACGGCCTAATCCTCGCTTGGCGTTCCGGTCCAAAAAAATTCTTAACAAAATAATCAAGCGTTCCTTTCAGATCGGCGATGGTAACATCTTTATCAATTAACAACCCCTCAAACTGATGAAACATCGGAACATGACTAACGTCAATTTGTCGCCGATAACATTTTGATATGTTCATCATTCTAATTGGCAGATTTCCCTTTTCCATCTCCCGTACTTGCCCCGATGAGGTGTGCGGTGTTAACACTCGCTGCCCTTTGGGGCCCACTGGCTTTGGATCAATAAAAAAGGTTTCCCACTCATCACGGGCCGGATGATCAGTTGGCATATTTAAAGCTTCAAACGCATAATAGTCCCATTCGACTTCCGGATATCGCCGCCGGATAAAACCTAAGCGCTCAAATGTTTCTGAAATTTCCTCAATCGCTTTAGTCACTAAATGCAAACTGCCTTCTGGAAACTGGTACCCAGGCACTGTGACGTCAAAACTGTCCGCCCGGCCACCCTGAGTTTTGAGCCGTTGATTGGTTTTACTTATTTCTTCAGTAATTTTATTTTTTAACTGATTAGCCAAATGTCCAACAATCTTTCTTTCTTCTTCCTGCAAATCTTTCAAGCCACGCAAAACATCTGTCAGTACACCGGCCTTGCGACCGAGATACTTAATATCCAGTCGCGCCAAATCATCAAGGTTGGTGACCCCGGCGATATCTTGCTCAAACTCTTGTTGTATTTTTGCTAGTTGTTCATTCATAAATTGCTATGCGGACGCTGTTTCTGAGAAGAGATAAAGAAAAATTCCAAAACCGTTAAAGCCATCATGTACAAAATCAAATTCCACCAATACAGCAAGCCATATCCTTTAAGAACCGTCCAACCAACCACCAGCAACGTCAATAATATCGCATGGCGAATTGAAGTTTTTAGACGGTGATATGGCATTTGTTTTTTTAACAATTTAGCTTTAACTAAATCGCCGATAACAAACACCGTGCCGCCAAAAGCCATAAAAAAACTAAGGTAAAACAAGCTAAATCCGATAAAACTAATCTGAGTCGGATCAAAATAAAAAAGAACCGCCACCCAAGTAACCCATGAGATGATAGTCCCCAAAATAATTAAAGTTAAAAATAGTCGATAGTTCATATCTTAACTATTCTATTATAACAAAAAAAGATTGGCCAGGCAATCAAAAAAATAATCAAAAAACTAGGCCAAAAACCGTAAGCTCGAAACAACTCTCTTATGGTAGAAACTATTAAGATTTTTCAAAATATAGGGCTCCTGAGCCTTTAATTTCTCAGCTAAAACTGAAGAAAGACACGTTACCGACAATACGCCATTTTTCAGATAAAGCGGCTTAACTTTGGCGAATACTTTTGGTTCGAACATTACTTCCATAACATTGGAAAAATCTTCCAAAACTTTTGCCTCCTGGACCTGCTGCTGAATACCCGCCTTCTTGACTGATCGATCAAGTAATTTTTCGATTTTTGTAAAACCCATTTATAAATTGTTTAAATTATTAAAGCGGCAGGTACAATCGGATTTTTTCGCCGGCCACGGATATTCCAAGATGGCTTTAATAGTTTTTACCATTTTGCGCGACAAGTTATCCAAATCTTTTTGGGAACCGATAAAAGACGCCTTGGTACCGTCTTCCAAATAATAGTACGTCAATTTTTCAACGGTTTCTCCGAGATGCTGACTTGCAGCTAATTGATAAATTAATAACTGGTTTTTATCTTCTGGCTCTAGGCGATCCTGTTTCTTGCTAGCGCCAGTCTTATAATCAATTAGCTCAACACCATTATTAATCTGATCAACCCGGTCGATTTTACCAATCAGCGTATAATGCTCACCGCTCTCTTCATCTTTTAAATGAAGATTAAAAGGCGTTTCTAAAAATTTTGGCACTGTTAATTCTTTTTCATACTGCTGATAGAAATCTTTAAGCATTCGTCGGCCATTGGCCTTGTATTCGTCATGCTCTCGGCGAGTACCATACCAATCATCAATCCAAACCCGTTCGTAAATTTCCAACAACTCTTCCAAGCTAACCAGTGGTTTTTTGACAGCCGTTAAGCCCTTTTTACTACCAAATAAATCTTGCTGGCCAACATCTGAACGTTCTTTCACCTTTAAAAAGAAATTCTGCAAAGTGGCGTGGATTGAAGAACCAAACGAAAAAAAGTTTTTACCGCGCTGCGGAATCTTTAGGATATACTCCAACCAATAATGATAGGGACAGTTTTCAAAAGAGTTTAGCTGAGTGAAAGAAAACTTTTTTGGCAACAAATAGCTAATGTCGTCAGACTCGATTTTTCTGACCGTAACTTCCGAGGCGGACGGTGCCAACTTGAGCTTATGTTTAACAGTTTTTTCTTCAGGCTGGTCAAGCGGCAACCCGAGCGTTGCCAACTCCGCCAAAAACCGAGAAATCTTTTTTTGCCGGCTGCCACCGTAATCTGAAGCGCTCGTTAAATACAATCCGGATTTTGCCCGCGTCATGGCCACATAAAAAAGCCGGCGCTCTTCTTGCAAGTGTACATCGCCTTGAGGCAAAATTTCTTTCACCAAAGAATCGGGCAGACTAATGGGATCGGGACGATTATCAGTCGGAAATCGCCGGTCAACCATCGTGACTACCCACACATACTGAAATTCCAGCCCTTTAGCAGCATGAATCGTCATCACTTTAACCGCGTCCGGACCCTCATCCATATTTTGTTCCAAATCCCCCGTCTGACCGGCTTCCAACTCAAGATTCATTAATTCCAAAAAATTCTTGACTGACGGATCTTGCGCCGACTGTTCAAAATCATTAATTCGTTTATAAAACTGATTTAAATATGCCGTCGTTTGAATCATTTCCGCGTTCTCATCCTTAGTCATATGTTGCAGATAACCAGAGTCTTCCAAGAAGGCCATAACCACTTCTGTCACCGATCTATCACGGGCAATTTGAGTGTGACGCTCTACTAAGCCTAAAAATTTCTGAATTTTTGATCTGGTATCCATGTCGGCCTGACGAACCACTTCTGGTTGCTGTATTGTTGCAAATAATGAATAGCCTTTGCGACGCGCCCAGTAATTAAGCTGAACAATTGTCCGGTCTGGCAAACCAACGATTGGTGAATTTAAAATCCGGTATACCGCGCTGCTTTCATGATAATCATCCAGCAACCTCAGATAAGCCAAAATATCCAATACCACTGGTTTTAAATAAAGGCCGCGCGACGCCACAAAGCGGTACGGAATTTGAGTTTGACTCAATGCCTGAGAAAAAAAGTTGGCGACTTCATTTGTTCGGGCCAAAATAGCAAAATCGCCCCAACTGGCATCCGGATTTTTTTCTTTCAGATCAGCAATGTGCTTAAGCACTGCCCGGACTTCATCGTCGGCCGTCTCAAAATGAAAGTGACAAATTTCTCCCTTCTCCTTATTTTGAGAAATTAATTTTTTTGTTAAGGCGGCCGGCGCTTTTTTATTCTTTGCCAATTTTACCTCAAGCCGGTTTGGATTATTCTGCTGAATAAAACTATATGATAAATCAAGAATATTTTGGGTTGAACGATAATTTTTTGTCAGAAAAACTTCTTTGGAATTTTTATAATCTTTTTTAAACTCTAAAATATTAGAAACCGACGCCCCGCGAAATTTATAAATTGACTGATCATCATCACCGACTACAGTAATATTTTGATTGGGTTCAGCTAATAATTTTACCAACTCATACTGGGCATAATTGGTGTCTTGAAATTCATCAACTAAAATATATTTAAACTTCTGGCGATATTTAGCTAATACAGCCGGCCGAGTTTTAAACAGTTTTAAACAATAGTTAATCAAGTCGCCAAAATCAAGCGCGTTATTTTCCAGCAGCAATTGCTGATAGACGTGATAGGCATTAGCCACTTCCTGTACTTTTTTAATTTCTTGTGCTACTAATTCTTTTCGTTCTTGCTTACTTAATGTTTTAATTTCATCCTGACTCAAAAAATCTTTAATAAAATCAGCCCCGTCGGCGTTTAGTTGTAAATTTTTAGCGTATTCCAAATAATCCTGGGCTGAGATAACTTCATCTTTTGCCCGCGAGAAAAGTTTGATTAACGCATGAATGAATTTAGTCGGATTGCCAAGCGGTTTATAAAAATCAAGTTCAAATTTATCTAGGTTCTGCCTGATCAGCATCCACTGTTCCGTTTGGTTTAACATTTTAAAATCATTAGGCACACCAATCTCAAGCGCATGTTGCTGCAAAATTTTTTCGGCAAAGGCGTGAAAAGTTAAGATCCATAAATCAACATAGCCATACGGCAACAGTCGATCAACCCGTTCTGCCATTTCGGTGGCCGCTTTTTCCGTAAACGTTAAAGCCAAAACCTCGTCCGCCTTAGCTTTCTCCTGTTCAATCAACCAGCCAATCCGTTGAGTAATTACCGTCGTTTTCCCGGTTCCCGCACCGGCGACAATCAAAAGAGGCCCGGCATCATGAGTTACAGCCTGCCTTTGTTCGTCATTTAAACTTTTAAGATTAATTTCCATGCCCCCATTTTAACATAAAAAATGATTAAATAAAAAAGAGTTTAAAATAGGCCGACGCATCGACTATTTAAACTCTTAAGTCAAGGTTCTATTTCTTTTTTGCAGCCCCCAACCAGGCCACACAGTCTCGACAATACATGCCCCCATTTGTTCGACACTTCTTACAGGCCTTAGTGTCTGGCACGATATCGCACCTATGAGGACGCCCCGGATATTTAGCCTTACCACCACCGTCATAGTTATGGCTTGGCTTTTTGCTCATGCAGTCTGCTCCAGAGCAGCATTGATTTGATCGCGTAGCTCACAGGCTCGTTGCCCGGCGACTTCCGCAAAATCAGCCTCAGACGAGGCGTGAATAATGCCTCGTGACGAATTAATGACAAACGGATATGTCCTGGCGTATCTGACGGTTTCCAGTAATTCACCTCCCTGGGAACCAACGCCGGGAATCAGGAGCGGAATTTCCGCGGGCCGCCAAATGGGGTTGTCGGTCCCCAAAAATTTAATCTGACCCGGAAATGTTGCTCCCATCACAAACCCAATCCGGGTACTTTCCTCGGTTTGCAATGCAGCAACTTCGTGAGCCAGATAAACGAATAACGGTTTGCCGCCGCCAACGCAGTCCTCCTGAAACTTGGCCGCGCCCTTATTGCTGGTATGCGACAAAACGTACAGTCCTTTCGCCGCGCCCCACCTCAACCACGGCGCCAATGTGTCGGTACCCAGGTAGGCATTGAGCGTCACGGCATCAGCGCCGAATCGTTCAAATGCCGCGACGGCATATTTCTCGGCCGTGTTGCCAATGTCGCCATACTTGGCGTCCAAGATAACCGGCAAGCAAACCTCCGACTGAATAAAGCTGATCAGTTTTGCCAGCTCCGGTTCGGCTTCGCAGCTTTGCCAAAAAGCCAAATTCGGTTTGTAGCAACATGCGTACGGCGCAGTCCGCTCGACAATATCGCTTGCAAACCGGATCAACTGTTCCCGCAGACTGCCTTTGAGCACTGGCAGTTTATCAGGGTCGGGATCCAACCCAACACAGACGCGAGTTTGGTGCTGAGCCTGAATCTCGCACAATCGGTCCAGAAAAGATATCATCACGAAATCTCCTTTTTTCGTCCCGGCGCTAGAGTGCTAACACACCGCGCGGCACGGAACTTTGCGGATGACGCTCGTAAAACTCCTTGCCGTGACCAACCATCATATTGATCGGCACAAGATCAGCACACTGTGGGCAGGTTTCTTCCGGGTGCATCACCATCGGAATATCATACAGCGTTTCAAGAACCGGAACGCCAAGCTGTTCAGCAGTAATGCCGCCGCGGTTACAAATCACCGCCACTCCGGCGACAATGCCACCAACCTCATTAACAGCGTTAATCGTCGCCACGGCGGAACCACCGCTGGCAAACACGTCTTCAGTCACGAGCCCGTTTTGGCCAGCGACAATTGTCGGGAAATAACGGCCGATGACACGTTCTCCCTTTTTAACACCGTCGCCTGTCTTTTCCTGGGCAAACACCCAGTTAACTTCCCGACCAGTGATCCGGCTCAGCCAACACGCTGTCGCCGCTGCCAGACCAACCGCACCATACGTCGGTCCGATCACAACGCTGATGTCGTGATCAACGAAACGCAAGGCGATGATTCGGGCGGCTGCCGAAAGCAGCCGACCGCTGGACAACAGTCGATCCTTGTCAAAGTACCCGGGAGCATGAAAATGCCCGGCGGGCTTAGGAGTTAACACGACATGGTCGTCGGTCAAAATCGCTCCTCGAGCTTTGGCAGCTTCAAGGATTTCAGCCAAACTCATCTCCATACGACTTTTCCTCCTGTAACCGGTTGTTTTATTCGCCAGAATAAATAGATTGGAAGGTACACAGCCCCCCAACTGCCTAATTACTTTAGTTAGTATTAAAAATAAAGTCAAGGATAATTTTTATCTCAATTAAGCTAAAATATAGGCCTGAATCAATCAAAAATTCCTGCTATATATGCAGGAATTTTTTAACGGCAAAATAACCTAAAACAAATCTTTAGATTTTTTTATACTAGGATTCTTTCGCTTCAACCGCGAAATCAATATCTAAAAAACTAGTAGCAGCACTCGCCAGCCGGTTTTCCGGAACCGCAGTCGCATGGCTCTGCCGCACCGCAGCACTCGCCATACGGACGTTCTGACCCGCAAGGGCAATCGTCACCCAAATGTGGCATATTGTAGGTTATGAATTAAATTTAAATAAATTAAATGAATTTTTAGTCATCTCCTCCACTACTGTAGTATAAGAAACACTCTTAATTTCTGCAATCTTTTCCGCCACCTGTCTCACATATTGTGGCTGATTTCGTTTGCCGCGATGCGGCTCCGGTGCTAGGTACGGTGAATCAGTTTCAATCAGCATTGAACTTAAAGAAATCTTACTGGCGATTTCCGGCAACTTGCCGGTTTTGTCAAAAGTAACAATACCGGTAAAGCCAACGTAGAAACCTAATTCTGAAAATTCCAAAGCCTGACTTAAATTACCACCATAGCAATGCACCACTCCTCGATTATATTTTTCAGTTTTAACAATATTTAAAATTTCCTGATATGCATCTTTGGTCCCATCCTTGCTGTTACGACCATGAATAATTATCGGCAAATCAAATTCTTTAGCCAGCCGTATCTGTTTAGTAAAAACTTTTTTTTGATTTTCAAAATTACTGTCACTGTGAAAAAAATCAATACCGGTCTCACCAATTGCGACAATTTTTTTAGAACTTAACACTAACGCTCGATAATCATCAACATTAAAAGCTTCCGGATGAAATTCACTGCCAGAGACATGAATCGGGTGCAGCCCAATTGCCGCATAAACACCCCTTTCATATTGTTGGGCAATATCTACGGCCCGACGACTCGTTGCTAGTT includes these proteins:
- a CDS encoding phenylalanine--tRNA ligase subunit beta, giving the protein MNLSLSYNWIKEYLKTNKSVEEFVKEFSLRSQTIDRFRPIRPPFRNVITAKILEINPHPNADRLRLATVDTGQGKQTVVCGAPNIAVGQVVPLARVGAQVIDQDGTTFEIKKAKIRDIESDGMICSPRELGLGEDHSGIMVLPSDTKIGKKFEEVFDFDDYVLDIEVTSNRTDAMSVVGLARDAAAVLGGTFLTKLAEPKLKSVHDLPLGINVKESKLCPRYNAVVMTNITVGPSPLWMQLRLIAAGMRPINNLVDITNYILLEYGRPMHVFDYDKISGQEIIVRLAKKGETVLALDGQTYQLQPNHLVIADSQRAVAIAGVMGGADSAAYENTKTIIFESATFDPLATRKTARELNLHSASSDLFEKNLHPESTFVGILRAIELTQALAGGQVASPIVDIYDQPYKPKKIELDLTDVKRYLGVELKPSEIKNILTNLGFEVSGSARFKVIVPWYRAYDVTASHDLIEEIARVYGYHKLPVSLPSGQVPVEVKDPIFYWEKKVKNCLSGLGFSEVYNYSMVSEKLLATMGYSSAPAVKIDNPLNEDMVYMRNTLLPQMLQNVSDNLNNYQTQKIFELSNIYIPAKTNDLPKELLKLTAAVVDEQSAVFSLAKGTTEFLLKKMGITNYTFKSTDDNCPIWEAGRCLDVYLGEEFLGQFGIPKAEIRERFGINRGVALVDFNFQLLTAHAKAENIFEPLPEFPSATRDMAIIVDQGVAWGDVFAKVSGIDNLIVSVNYLSTFVNQNIGDGKKSLAFRLTFRSPERTLKSEEIDRVLLAVEKKLVQLFGAQIRK
- the pheS gene encoding phenylalanine--tRNA ligase subunit alpha → MNEQLAKIQQEFEQDIAGVTNLDDLARLDIKYLGRKAGVLTDVLRGLKDLQEEERKIVGHLANQLKNKITEEISKTNQRLKTQGGRADSFDVTVPGYQFPEGSLHLVTKAIEEISETFERLGFIRRRYPEVEWDYYAFEALNMPTDHPARDEWETFFIDPKPVGPKGQRVLTPHTSSGQVREMEKGNLPIRMMNISKCYRRQIDVSHVPMFHQFEGLLIDKDVTIADLKGTLDYFVKNFFGPERQARIRPFHFQFTEPSFEIDVSCGLCLGKGCKMCKSGWLELGGAGMVHPNVLKAGKIDAKKYSGFAFGWGVERTYMMKSGLRIPDIRMMYQNDLRFLKQF
- a CDS encoding DUF721 domain-containing protein: MGFTKIEKLLDRSVKKAGIQQQVQEAKVLEDFSNVMEVMFEPKVFAKVKPLYLKNGVLSVTCLSSVLAEKLKAQEPYILKNLNSFYHKRVVSSLRFLA
- a CDS encoding UvrD-helicase domain-containing protein; the encoded protein is MEINLKSLNDEQRQAVTHDAGPLLIVAGAGTGKTTVITQRIGWLIEQEKAKADEVLALTFTEKAATEMAERVDRLLPYGYVDLWILTFHAFAEKILQQHALEIGVPNDFKMLNQTEQWMLIRQNLDKFELDFYKPLGNPTKFIHALIKLFSRAKDEVISAQDYLEYAKNLQLNADGADFIKDFLSQDEIKTLSKQERKELVAQEIKKVQEVANAYHVYQQLLLENNALDFGDLINYCLKLFKTRPAVLAKYRQKFKYILVDEFQDTNYAQYELVKLLAEPNQNITVVGDDDQSIYKFRGASVSNILEFKKDYKNSKEVFLTKNYRSTQNILDLSYSFIQQNNPNRLEVKLAKNKKAPAALTKKLISQNKEKGEICHFHFETADDEVRAVLKHIADLKEKNPDASWGDFAILARTNEVANFFSQALSQTQIPYRFVASRGLYLKPVVLDILAYLRLLDDYHESSAVYRILNSPIVGLPDRTIVQLNYWARRKGYSLFATIQQPEVVRQADMDTRSKIQKFLGLVERHTQIARDRSVTEVVMAFLEDSGYLQHMTKDENAEMIQTTAYLNQFYKRINDFEQSAQDPSVKNFLELMNLELEAGQTGDLEQNMDEGPDAVKVMTIHAAKGLEFQYVWVVTMVDRRFPTDNRPDPISLPDSLVKEILPQGDVHLQEERRLFYVAMTRAKSGLYLTSASDYGGSRQKKISRFLAELATLGLPLDQPEEKTVKHKLKLAPSASEVTVRKIESDDISYLLPKKFSFTQLNSFENCPYHYWLEYILKIPQRGKNFFSFGSSIHATLQNFFLKVKERSDVGQQDLFGSKKGLTAVKKPLVSLEELLEIYERVWIDDWYGTRREHDEYKANGRRMLKDFYQQYEKELTVPKFLETPFNLHLKDEESGEHYTLIGKIDRVDQINNGVELIDYKTGASKKQDRLEPEDKNQLLIYQLAASQHLGETVEKLTYYYLEDGTKASFIGSQKDLDNLSRKMVKTIKAILEYPWPAKKSDCTCRFNNLNNL
- the pyrF gene encoding orotidine-5'-phosphate decarboxylase, whose amino-acid sequence is MMISFLDRLCEIQAQHQTRVCVGLDPDPDKLPVLKGSLREQLIRFASDIVERTAPYACCYKPNLAFWQSCEAEPELAKLISFIQSEVCLPVILDAKYGDIGNTAEKYAVAAFERFGADAVTLNAYLGTDTLAPWLRWGAAKGLYVLSHTSNKGAAKFQEDCVGGGKPLFVYLAHEVAALQTEESTRIGFVMGATFPGQIKFLGTDNPIWRPAEIPLLIPGVGSQGGELLETVRYARTYPFVINSSRGIIHASSEADFAEVAGQRACELRDQINAALEQTA
- a CDS encoding phosphoribosyltransferase, coding for MEMSLAEILEAAKARGAILTDDHVVLTPKPAGHFHAPGYFDKDRLLSSGRLLSAAARIIALRFVDHDISVVIGPTYGAVGLAAATACWLSRITGREVNWVFAQEKTGDGVKKGERVIGRYFPTIVAGQNGLVTEDVFASGGSAVATINAVNEVGGIVAGVAVICNRGGITAEQLGVPVLETLYDIPMVMHPEETCPQCADLVPINMMVGHGKEFYERHPQSSVPRGVLAL
- a CDS encoding SEC-C domain-containing protein, translated to MPHLGDDCPCGSERPYGECCGAAEPCDCGSGKPAGECCY
- a CDS encoding TatD family hydrolase, which translates into the protein MIIDTHAHVNFEAFESDWQEVIADCQQHEIWMINVGAQLATSRRAVDIAQQYERGVYAAIGLHPIHVSGSEFHPEAFNVDDYRALVLSSKKIVAIGETGIDFFHSDSNFENQKKVFTKQIRLAKEFDLPIIIHGRNSKDGTKDAYQEILNIVKTEKYNRGVVHCYGGNLSQALEFSELGFYVGFTGIVTFDKTGKLPEIASKISLSSMLIETDSPYLAPEPHRGKRNQPQYVRQVAEKIAEIKSVSYTTVVEEMTKNSFNLFKFNS